A region of Ferruginibacter albus DNA encodes the following proteins:
- the metH gene encoding methionine synthase, with the protein MEQNIIKPFLRLSGLEPLVVRPETNFVNVGERTNVTGSKKFARLIKEGNYEEALSVARQQVEGGAQIIDVNMDDALLEGVSAMTTFLNLLQAEPDIAKIPVMIDSSKFEIIEAGLKCVQGKCIVNSISMKEGEAKFIEQAFVCKSYGASVIVMAFDEVGQADTEARKIEICHRAYKILTEQVGFAPQDIIFDPNIFAVATGIEEHNNYAVDFIEATREIKRLMPLTKVSGGVSNVSFSFRGNDHVREAIHSVFLYHAIKAGMDMGIVNAGALVIYDDIEPTLKQLCEDVILNKNNDDNGATEKLITFADTVKAKGKVEVKDEAWRNEPVEKRLAHSLVNGITDYIDADTEEARQKYPRPLEVIEGPLMDGMNIVGDLFGAGKMFLPQVVKSARVMKKAVAVLTPFIEEEKRNNPNAQQGGAAKILLATVKGDVHDIGKNIVGVVLGCNGYDIIDLGVMVPADKILTEAKKHNVDIIGLSGLITPSLDEMVHIGKEMKRQQLDIPLLIGGATTSRTHTAVKIAPEYDNGVIHVLDASRSVTVAGSLLSKEQKPGFLQAVKKEYDKIKEDFGKKKVIKNYLRFEEAQKNVFKVDWDKFTPVAPTFTGTKIFENYSLAEIAEYIDWQPFFIAWELHGKFPQILSDEKVGAEATKLYNDAKKLLQQIIDEKWLSAKGVVGFWPANKIAADTVDVKANSSTLKLEFLRQQIKKAEGQPNMSLADFIAPAEKNYQDHIGAFSVTIEGIEPHIKKFEVAHDDYNKITLQALADRLAEGFAELLHTRTRKELWGYAKDEHLSNEDLIAEKYLGIRPAPGYPACPDHTEKYKLFNLLGGKEATGITLTESLAMYPAASVCGWYFANPESKYFGVGKIEKDQVVNYAERKEMPIEEIERWLSPILEYA; encoded by the coding sequence ATGGAACAAAATATTATAAAACCTTTTTTACGTTTAAGCGGATTGGAGCCTTTAGTTGTTCGTCCGGAAACAAATTTTGTAAACGTTGGTGAGCGTACAAACGTTACCGGTAGTAAAAAATTTGCACGTTTAATTAAAGAAGGAAATTATGAAGAAGCGTTGAGTGTCGCTCGTCAGCAAGTGGAAGGCGGTGCACAGATAATTGACGTAAACATGGACGACGCCTTGCTGGAAGGCGTTTCGGCAATGACAACATTTTTAAACTTATTGCAGGCTGAACCGGACATTGCAAAAATCCCGGTGATGATCGACAGTAGTAAGTTTGAAATTATTGAAGCTGGTTTAAAGTGTGTGCAAGGCAAGTGTATTGTGAACTCTATTTCAATGAAAGAAGGCGAAGCAAAATTCATTGAGCAGGCTTTCGTTTGTAAAAGTTATGGTGCATCCGTAATTGTAATGGCGTTTGATGAAGTTGGTCAGGCAGATACAGAAGCTCGTAAAATAGAAATATGTCATCGTGCGTATAAAATATTAACGGAGCAGGTTGGTTTCGCTCCGCAAGACATCATTTTTGATCCGAACATTTTTGCCGTTGCTACCGGTATTGAAGAACACAATAATTATGCAGTTGATTTTATTGAAGCAACCCGTGAAATAAAAAGGCTAATGCCGCTGACGAAAGTAAGCGGTGGTGTAAGTAACGTTTCCTTTTCTTTCAGAGGTAATGACCATGTGCGTGAAGCCATTCATAGCGTGTTCTTGTATCATGCTATAAAAGCGGGCATGGATATGGGCATTGTAAATGCTGGCGCATTGGTTATTTACGATGATATTGAGCCAACATTAAAACAATTATGCGAAGACGTTATTCTTAATAAAAATAATGATGATAACGGCGCTACTGAAAAACTGATCACATTTGCAGATACTGTAAAAGCAAAAGGCAAAGTAGAAGTTAAAGATGAAGCATGGCGTAATGAACCGGTTGAAAAACGTTTGGCACATTCATTAGTGAACGGTATTACTGATTATATTGATGCTGACACAGAAGAAGCTCGTCAAAAATATCCAAGGCCGTTGGAGGTGATCGAAGGTCCGCTAATGGATGGAATGAACATTGTGGGTGATCTATTCGGCGCAGGTAAAATGTTTTTGCCACAGGTAGTTAAGAGCGCTCGTGTAATGAAAAAAGCCGTGGCTGTTTTAACTCCTTTCATCGAAGAAGAAAAAAGAAATAATCCCAATGCACAACAAGGCGGTGCTGCAAAAATATTGTTGGCAACTGTAAAAGGCGATGTGCACGATATTGGTAAAAACATTGTGGGTGTTGTATTAGGTTGTAATGGGTATGATATTATTGATTTGGGTGTGATGGTTCCTGCGGATAAAATTTTAACAGAAGCAAAAAAGCACAATGTTGATATTATTGGGTTAAGCGGATTGATCACTCCTTCTTTAGATGAAATGGTGCATATTGGCAAAGAAATGAAACGCCAGCAACTGGATATTCCACTATTGATCGGGGGTGCCACTACAAGCCGTACACATACCGCTGTAAAGATCGCACCGGAATATGACAATGGCGTTATTCATGTATTGGATGCAAGTCGTAGTGTAACCGTAGCTGGTAGCTTATTAAGCAAAGAGCAAAAACCAGGCTTTCTTCAAGCAGTTAAAAAAGAATATGATAAAATAAAAGAAGACTTTGGTAAGAAGAAAGTGATAAAAAATTATTTACGTTTTGAAGAAGCGCAAAAAAATGTTTTTAAAGTTGATTGGGATAAATTCACTCCGGTGGCCCCAACATTTACCGGAACAAAGATTTTTGAAAATTATTCTTTAGCTGAAATCGCTGAATACATAGATTGGCAGCCCTTCTTCATTGCATGGGAATTGCACGGTAAATTTCCTCAAATATTAAGCGATGAAAAAGTAGGTGCAGAAGCAACCAAGCTTTATAATGATGCTAAAAAATTACTCCAACAGATCATTGATGAAAAGTGGTTAAGTGCAAAAGGTGTTGTTGGTTTTTGGCCGGCTAATAAAATTGCTGCTGATACAGTAGATGTAAAAGCAAATTCATCAACTTTAAAATTAGAGTTTTTACGTCAGCAAATTAAGAAGGCAGAAGGCCAACCGAATATGTCGTTGGCAGATTTTATTGCTCCTGCAGAAAAAAATTACCAGGATCATATTGGTGCATTTTCTGTAACTATTGAGGGTATTGAACCACATATTAAAAAGTTTGAGGTAGCACATGATGATTATAATAAAATCACTTTACAAGCATTGGCTGATCGTTTAGCAGAAGGATTTGCAGAATTATTACATACAAGAACACGAAAAGAATTGTGGGGTTATGCAAAAGATGAACATTTAAGCAATGAAGACCTGATCGCTGAAAAATATTTAGGCATTCGTCCGGCACCGGGCTATCCTGCTTGTCCTGATCATACAGAAAAATATAAATTATTTAATCTATTAGGAGGTAAAGAAGCAACCGGTATTACATTAACTGAATCATTGGCGATGTATCCTGCGGCTTCGGTTTGCGGTTGGTATTTTGCTAATCCTGAAAGTAAATATTTTGGCGTTGGCAAAATTGAAAAAGACCAGGTAGTGAACTACGCTGAAAGAAAGGAAATGCCTATTGAAGAAATAGAAAGATGGTTAAGTCCTATTTTAGAGTATGCTTAA
- a CDS encoding homocysteine S-methyltransferase family protein, translated as MSKTIQDCLKERILIIDGAMGTMIQRHKLEEADYRGERFKDWHTDVKGNNDLLSITQPQIIEGIHKQYLEAGADIIETNTFSSTTIAQADYDMQALAYELNVASAQCARRAADEYTKKDPSKPRFVAGAIGPLNKTLSLSPDVNNPGYRAVTFDEVAIAYTEQIKGLVDGGADVLLIETIFDTLNAKAAIYAAKNYFRNNNLPELPIMISGTITDASGRTLSGQTLEAFYISVAHANPLSVGLNCALGATQMRPHIEELSQIATCAVSAYPNAGLPNAFGEYDEEPHETAHIIEEWAKEGFLNIVGGCCGTTPDHIKHMADAVKKFTTRQLPVVEESFA; from the coding sequence ATGAGCAAAACAATTCAAGACTGTCTTAAAGAAAGAATATTAATTATTGATGGCGCAATGGGCACTATGATACAGCGTCATAAATTAGAAGAAGCAGATTATCGCGGCGAACGCTTTAAAGATTGGCATACTGATGTAAAAGGTAATAACGATCTGTTGAGCATTACGCAACCACAAATTATTGAAGGCATTCACAAACAATATTTGGAAGCCGGTGCTGATATTATTGAAACCAATACATTCAGCAGCACTACTATTGCCCAGGCAGATTACGATATGCAGGCATTGGCATACGAATTAAATGTCGCATCTGCACAATGTGCACGCAGAGCAGCCGATGAATACACAAAAAAAGATCCCAGCAAACCACGTTTTGTTGCAGGTGCCATCGGACCGTTAAATAAAACATTAAGCTTATCGCCTGATGTAAACAATCCCGGTTACCGTGCAGTAACATTTGATGAAGTAGCCATTGCATATACCGAACAAATAAAAGGCTTGGTTGACGGCGGAGCAGATGTATTATTGATCGAAACAATTTTTGATACATTAAACGCAAAAGCGGCTATCTACGCTGCAAAAAATTATTTCAGAAATAATAACCTCCCTGAATTACCGATAATGATCTCGGGAACTATTACCGATGCTTCAGGAAGAACTTTAAGCGGCCAAACATTGGAAGCATTTTATATTTCTGTAGCACATGCCAATCCTTTAAGTGTTGGATTAAATTGTGCCTTAGGTGCTACGCAAATGCGTCCGCACATTGAAGAGTTATCGCAGATAGCCACTTGTGCTGTATCTGCTTATCCCAACGCAGGTTTGCCAAATGCTTTTGGCGAGTATGATGAAGAGCCGCATGAAACAGCGCATATCATTGAAGAGTGGGCAAAAGAAGGATTCTTAAATATTGTTGGTGGTTGTTGCGGCACAACTCCAGATCATATTAAACACATGGCAGATGCAGTGAAAAAATTCACAACAAGACAATTACCTGTTGTGGAAGAAAGTTTTGCATAG
- a CDS encoding DUF5777 family beta-barrel protein, with translation MIKKILPAFIFIFCFSNYTIAQDTTDVMAQLEKDSAKTIYTTATFKTTRLINGQSVETTAPGVLDLRIDHRFSSLNGGAYEFFGLDNASMRLGFDYGISKSLMVGIGHTTYQKTYDAFFKWKILRQSTGKINMPVTVDLAATVAYNTLKDEVIGKTLDAADRTSVATTLVIGRKFSENLSLQIMPAFIVKDQASFFSFSHPVDFAIGIGGRQKITRHMSLNAEYYYQLPSTQEPGSANVLSIGIDIETGGHVFQLHFTNTQGMTDKAFIAETTGKWDKGEIGFGFNLSRVFNVSKKAKSGW, from the coding sequence ATGATAAAAAAAATACTACCTGCTTTCATTTTCATTTTCTGTTTCAGTAACTATACAATTGCTCAAGACACTACAGATGTAATGGCTCAGTTAGAAAAGGACTCCGCCAAAACCATTTATACTACTGCTACTTTTAAAACCACCCGCTTAATAAACGGACAATCTGTAGAAACAACAGCTCCCGGAGTTTTGGATCTTCGTATCGATCATCGCTTTAGTTCATTAAACGGTGGCGCTTATGAATTTTTTGGTTTAGACAATGCTTCTATGCGCCTCGGTTTTGATTATGGAATCAGTAAATCACTAATGGTCGGTATCGGGCATACTACTTATCAAAAAACATATGATGCATTTTTCAAGTGGAAAATATTACGCCAATCAACCGGCAAAATCAATATGCCTGTAACAGTAGACCTTGCTGCTACAGTAGCTTACAATACGCTAAAAGATGAAGTGATTGGCAAAACGCTTGATGCGGCAGACAGAACAAGCGTAGCAACAACTTTAGTGATCGGAAGAAAATTCTCTGAAAATTTATCCTTGCAAATAATGCCAGCCTTCATTGTAAAAGACCAGGCTTCGTTCTTTTCTTTCTCACACCCGGTTGATTTTGCCATTGGCATCGGCGGTCGCCAAAAAATTACCCGGCACATGAGCCTTAATGCAGAATACTATTACCAATTACCTTCTACACAGGAGCCCGGCTCCGCCAACGTTCTTTCCATTGGTATTGATATTGAAACCGGCGGTCACGTATTCCAGCTCCATTTCACCAACACACAAGGTATGACAGACAAGGCTTTCATTGCCGAAACCACGGGTAAGTGGGATAAGGGCGAGATCGGCTTTGGATTCAATCTTTCCCGTGTTTTCAATGTTTCCAAAAAGGCAAAGTCCGGCTGGTAA